One region of Arcobacter sp. CECT 8983 genomic DNA includes:
- a CDS encoding DUF234 domain-containing protein gives MQTAVNYFAVFGGLDVKLDLTKPLRTLIIRHILDEFYEIHDFIEKKTKNSSLFHKILTGISLGDRRINSAFKRSDLDYDEAIDCIDDLEDLQFITEETSMDFLTNQFEKNESADKLLFTTPFLRFWFAFVSPLYKGIAREDYNECFKKFDNYQSEFMDLIFEQLCHEYTKEIFSNDEIEEIGRYWDDEKREINLLAETSNGKVIVGLCKYTNSKMKSSDVNRLKELCLELDLVPDYVVLFSKSGFTNELKSQKSENLRLFTVKSLKALIK, from the coding sequence ATGCAAACAGCAGTAAATTATTTTGCAGTATTTGGTGGACTAGATGTTAAACTAGATTTAACTAAACCTTTAAGAACATTGATAATAAGACATATCTTGGATGAATTTTATGAAATTCATGATTTTATAGAAAAAAAGACTAAAAATTCTTCTTTATTTCATAAAATATTAACAGGAATCTCTTTAGGTGATAGAAGAATAAATAGTGCTTTTAAAAGAAGCGATTTAGATTATGATGAAGCAATAGATTGTATTGATGATTTGGAAGATTTACAATTTATTACTGAAGAAACTTCAATGGACTTTTTAACAAATCAATTTGAAAAAAATGAATCAGCGGATAAACTTCTTTTTACTACACCATTTTTAAGGTTTTGGTTTGCTTTTGTTTCTCCTTTATATAAAGGAATAGCAAGAGAAGACTACAATGAGTGTTTCAAAAAATTTGATAACTACCAATCTGAATTTATGGATTTAATTTTTGAACAATTATGCCATGAATATACAAAAGAAATTTTTTCAAATGATGAAATTGAAGAAATAGGAAGATATTGGGATGATGAAAAAAGAGAGATAAATCTTTTAGCTGAAACTTCTAATGGAAAAGTTATAGTTGGGCTTTGTAAATATACAAACTCAAAGATGAAAAGTAGTGATGTAAATAGACTAAAAGAGTTATGTTTAGAGTTAGACTTAGTACCTGATTATGTTGTTCTTTTTTCAAAAAGTGGTTTTACCAATGAATTGAAGTCTCAAAAGAGTGAGAACCTTAGATTATTTACAGTAAAGAGTTTAAAAGCACTTATTAAATAG
- the rpsL gene encoding 30S ribosomal protein S12, producing MPTINQLVRKERKRVIKKSKSPALDKCPQRRGVCTRVYTTTPKKPNSALRKVAKVRLTTGFEVISYIGGEGHNLQEHSIVLVRGGRVKDLPGVKYHIVRGALDTAGVANRTVARSKYGTKRPKK from the coding sequence ATGCCTACTATCAATCAACTTGTTAGAAAAGAGCGAAAAAGGGTGATTAAAAAATCTAAATCACCAGCTTTAGACAAATGTCCACAAAGAAGAGGAGTATGTACAAGAGTATATACAACTACACCAAAGAAACCTAACTCGGCTTTAAGAAAAGTTGCAAAAGTTAGATTAACAACTGGATTTGAGGTTATCTCATATATCGGTGGTGAGGGTCACAACTTACAAGAACACTCTATCGTATTAGTTAGAGGGGGAAGAGTTAAGGATTTACCTGGTGTTAAGTATCACATCGTTAGAGGTGCTTTAGATACAGCTGGTGTTGCAAATAGAACTGTTGCAAGATCTAAATATGGTACTAAAAGACCTAAGAAATAA
- the rpsG gene encoding 30S ribosomal protein S7, with product MRRRKAPVREVMADPIYNSKVITKFINTVMLDGKKSTAQKIMYGAIANLDARGEEAGIELFEKAIENVKPLLEVKSRRVGGATYQVPVEVRPVRRQTLALRWIVDAARKRNERTMVERLANELFEAANDRGASFKKKEDMHRMAEANKAFAHYRW from the coding sequence ATGAGAAGAAGAAAAGCTCCTGTTAGAGAAGTAATGGCTGATCCTATCTACAATAGTAAAGTGATCACAAAATTTATTAATACTGTAATGTTAGATGGTAAAAAATCTACTGCGCAAAAAATTATGTATGGTGCAATTGCAAACTTAGATGCTAGAGGTGAAGAAGCTGGTATTGAATTATTTGAAAAAGCAATTGAAAATGTTAAACCACTTTTAGAAGTTAAATCTAGAAGAGTTGGTGGAGCTACATATCAAGTTCCAGTTGAAGTTAGACCTGTAAGAAGACAAACTTTAGCTTTAAGATGGATTGTAGACGCTGCTAGAAAAAGAAATGAAAGAACAATGGTAGAAAGATTAGCAAACGAATTATTCGAAGCTGCTAATGACAGAGGTGCATCATTCAAGAAGAAAGAAGATATGCACAGAATGGCAGAAGCAAACAAAGCATTTGCTCACTATAGATGGTAA
- the fusA gene encoding elongation factor G, with protein MARKTPLNRVRNIGIAAHIDAGKTTTTERILFYTGVSHKIGEVHEGAATMDWMEQEQERGITITSAATTCHWPHPKTNEQLQINIIDTPGHVDFTIEVERSMRVLDGAVAVFCSVGGVQPQSETVWRQANKYRVPRMIFVNKMDRTGADFYMVEKQVSERLKANPVPIQLPIGAEENFQGIVDLVAMKAIVWDEDAAMGSNYHVEEIPADMMDKAEEYREKMIEAAAESSEELMEKYFEEGELSEEEIVAGLKAQCLAMQITPMTCGTAFKNKGVQTLLDAVAMYLPAPTEVADIRGETQDGEAVIVPSSDEGEVAALAFKIMTDPFVGQLTFTRVYRGQLESGTYVMNSTKMKKERIGRLLKMHANNREEVSELYAGEIGAVVGLKTTITGDTLASDKDPVILERMEFPEPVISVAVEPKTKADQEKMGIALGKLAEEDPSFRVNTDEESGQTIISGMGELHLEILVDRMKREFKVEAEVGAPQVAYRETIKNPVKNEYKYAKQSGGKGQYGHVFLEINPLPSDSEENFKFNNNIKGGVVPKEYIPAVQKGCEEAMAGGILAGYPMVNIEVTLYDGSYHDVDSSEMAFKLAASMGFKEGCRSAAAQAVILEPMMKVEIETPEEYMGDVIGDVNKRRGQVQSMDERAGVKLVTAMIPLSEMFGYSTDLRSMSQGRATYGMLFDNYAEVPKNVSEEIITKRNG; from the coding sequence ATGGCTAGAAAAACACCACTTAACAGAGTTCGAAATATCGGTATTGCTGCACACATTGATGCAGGAAAAACTACAACAACAGAAAGAATTTTATTTTATACTGGTGTATCTCACAAAATTGGTGAGGTTCACGAGGGTGCTGCAACTATGGACTGGATGGAACAAGAGCAAGAAAGAGGTATTACAATTACTTCTGCTGCTACTACTTGTCACTGGCCTCACCCAAAAACTAATGAGCAACTACAAATAAACATTATTGACACTCCAGGTCACGTTGACTTTACAATTGAAGTTGAAAGATCTATGAGGGTTCTTGATGGTGCTGTAGCTGTATTCTGTTCAGTTGGTGGGGTTCAACCACAATCTGAAACAGTTTGGAGACAAGCTAATAAATATAGAGTACCAAGAATGATATTCGTTAACAAAATGGATAGAACTGGTGCAGATTTCTATATGGTTGAAAAACAAGTTTCTGAAAGATTAAAAGCTAATCCAGTACCTATTCAATTACCAATTGGTGCTGAAGAAAACTTCCAAGGTATAGTTGATTTAGTTGCAATGAAAGCTATTGTTTGGGATGAAGATGCAGCTATGGGTTCTAACTACCACGTAGAAGAAATTCCAGCAGATATGATGGACAAAGCAGAAGAGTATAGAGAAAAAATGATCGAAGCTGCTGCTGAGTCTTCAGAAGAGTTAATGGAAAAATACTTTGAAGAAGGTGAATTATCTGAAGAAGAAATTGTTGCAGGTCTTAAAGCTCAATGTTTAGCTATGCAAATTACTCCAATGACTTGTGGTACTGCATTTAAAAACAAAGGTGTTCAAACTTTACTTGACGCTGTTGCAATGTATTTACCAGCTCCAACAGAAGTTGCTGATATTAGAGGTGAAACTCAAGATGGTGAAGCTGTAATTGTACCTTCTTCTGATGAGGGTGAAGTTGCTGCATTAGCATTTAAAATTATGACTGACCCATTTGTTGGACAATTAACATTTACAAGAGTATATAGAGGACAATTAGAGTCTGGTACTTATGTAATGAACTCAACTAAAATGAAAAAAGAGAGAATCGGAAGATTACTTAAAATGCACGCAAACAACAGAGAAGAAGTTTCAGAACTTTATGCTGGTGAAATTGGTGCAGTTGTTGGTCTTAAAACTACAATTACAGGTGATACTTTAGCTTCTGATAAAGATCCAGTTATCTTAGAAAGAATGGAATTCCCTGAGCCAGTTATCTCTGTTGCAGTTGAGCCAAAAACAAAAGCTGACCAAGAGAAAATGGGTATTGCTTTAGGAAAATTAGCAGAAGAAGATCCATCATTCAGAGTAAATACTGATGAAGAATCTGGTCAAACTATTATTTCAGGAATGGGTGAATTACACCTTGAGATTCTTGTAGATAGAATGAAAAGAGAATTCAAAGTTGAAGCTGAAGTTGGTGCTCCACAAGTTGCTTATAGAGAAACTATTAAGAACCCAGTTAAAAATGAGTACAAATATGCTAAACAATCTGGTGGTAAAGGTCAATATGGTCACGTATTCTTAGAGATCAACCCATTACCATCTGATTCTGAAGAAAACTTCAAGTTTAATAACAACATTAAAGGTGGGGTTGTACCAAAAGAGTATATTCCTGCAGTTCAAAAAGGTTGTGAAGAAGCTATGGCTGGTGGTATTCTTGCTGGATATCCAATGGTTAATATTGAAGTTACTTTATATGATGGTTCTTACCACGACGTTGACTCATCTGAGATGGCGTTTAAATTAGCTGCATCAATGGGATTTAAAGAGGGTTGTAGAAGTGCTGCTGCACAAGCTGTAATCTTAGAGCCAATGATGAAAGTTGAAATTGAAACTCCTGAAGAGTATATGGGAGATGTTATCGGTGACGTTAACAAAAGAAGAGGACAAGTTCAATCTATGGATGAAAGAGCTGGTGTTAAACTAGTTACTGCAATGATTCCATTATCTGAAATGTTCGGATACTCTACTGACTTAAGATCTATGTCTCAAGGTAGAGCAACTTACGGTATGTTATTTGATAACTATGCTGAAGTTCCAAAGAATGTTTCTGAAGAAATCATTACTAAGAGAAATGGTTAA
- a CDS encoding FkbM family methyltransferase: MKNIIDQSYINYKDKKLVEEFIFSRKKKFILGINKFTKSIQKHIEVDGVIDDFTRVQSSRKKSIYKIEEIPKDALILSVSTGSPLEVKKELDKRGFENINYLSFYKYSGLDLKEPPFICDFEEDYKNNKLKYEKVYSSLCDEKSKEVFTKVINFKISFDLKFMDGFTNNHEEQYFDKDLIPHIKDIVFLDGGSYVGDTLLFIIKNFPDYKKIYCIEPNKLHINIAKRDFGTCDRIEFINCGLGKEKLVRDENTHIKHHGTHDYQALNIDTIDNLIQQKVDFIKLDIEGAEQDALIGAKNTIKKYQPILAICIYHKAQDWYKVPEIVLEICCEYDIYLRHYMEGIYETVMYFIPKRYSLK; encoded by the coding sequence ATGAAAAATATTATTGATCAAAGTTATATTAACTATAAAGATAAAAAGTTAGTAGAAGAGTTTATCTTTTCAAGGAAAAAAAAGTTTATCTTAGGAATTAATAAATTTACAAAATCTATTCAAAAACATATAGAAGTAGATGGAGTGATTGATGACTTTACAAGAGTTCAAAGCTCTAGAAAAAAATCTATTTATAAAATAGAAGAGATTCCAAAAGATGCTCTTATTCTTTCTGTTTCTACAGGAAGTCCCTTAGAAGTGAAAAAAGAACTTGATAAAAGAGGCTTTGAAAATATAAACTATCTTAGTTTTTATAAATATTCAGGTCTTGACTTAAAAGAACCTCCTTTTATCTGTGACTTTGAAGAAGACTATAAGAACAATAAATTAAAATATGAAAAGGTTTATTCTTCTTTATGTGATGAAAAATCAAAAGAGGTCTTTACAAAAGTTATAAATTTTAAAATAAGTTTTGATTTAAAGTTTATGGATGGTTTTACAAATAACCATGAAGAACAATACTTTGATAAAGATTTAATACCACATATAAAAGATATTGTTTTTTTAGATGGTGGTTCATATGTTGGAGATACTCTTCTTTTTATAATAAAAAACTTTCCTGACTATAAAAAAATATACTGTATAGAACCAAATAAACTTCATATAAATATTGCAAAAAGAGATTTTGGGACTTGTGATAGAATTGAGTTTATAAACTGTGGTTTAGGGAAAGAAAAATTAGTAAGAGATGAGAATACTCATATAAAACACCATGGAACACATGATTACCAAGCTTTAAATATAGATACAATAGATAATCTAATACAGCAAAAAGTTGACTTTATCAAACTAGATATAGAAGGTGCAGAACAAGATGCTTTAATAGGTGCAAAAAATACTATTAAAAAGTATCAACCTATCTTAGCTATTTGTATTTATCACAAAGCCCAAGATTGGTATAAAGTTCCAGAGATAGTATTAGAAATTTGTTGTGAATATGATATTTATTTAAGACACTATATGGAAGGAATATATGAAACGGTTATGTATTTTATTCCTAAAAGATATTCTTTAAAATAA
- a CDS encoding alpha/beta fold hydrolase translates to MAIKRYEYEKNYFLEYSDYNSSCSKTLVMLYGTFGTIKQDELAKFYEKKQTRLIVISRVGYGNSTYKELENYLEYANIIIKLLDSLQLKEFSLLGTSAGALHCYCLDTLISNRIKNIFVYSSMAAVNEEEVIKCYGNYEQIKRFYEFFAKQSNKQNGDFMFNFYNEIFDEEFKKSHRYKDTIANENKALGQEVKLQSKSWGFSIKDVKTKVYLHHAKDDREVPYQAVEQTAKILKNSSLKLVEKGGHNNKTSFFDFNEFLSSKL, encoded by the coding sequence TTGGCTATTAAAAGGTATGAATATGAAAAAAACTATTTTTTAGAGTATAGCGATTATAACAGTTCTTGTTCAAAAACTCTTGTTATGCTTTATGGAACTTTTGGAACTATAAAACAAGATGAGTTAGCAAAGTTCTATGAAAAAAAACAGACCAGACTTATAGTTATAAGCCGTGTAGGTTATGGAAACTCAACATATAAAGAACTGGAAAACTACCTTGAATATGCAAATATAATAATCAAACTTCTTGATAGTTTACAATTAAAAGAATTTTCACTTTTAGGAACTTCTGCTGGAGCGTTACACTGTTATTGTCTTGATACTTTGATTTCGAATAGAATAAAAAACATCTTTGTATATAGTTCTATGGCAGCAGTTAATGAAGAAGAGGTTATTAAATGTTATGGTAATTATGAACAGATAAAAAGATTTTATGAATTTTTTGCAAAACAAAGCAATAAACAAAATGGTGATTTTATGTTTAATTTTTATAATGAGATTTTTGATGAAGAGTTTAAAAAAAGCCATAGATATAAAGATACAATTGCAAATGAGAATAAAGCTTTAGGTCAAGAAGTAAAACTACAAAGCAAGTCTTGGGGCTTTTCTATAAAAGATGTAAAGACAAAAGTATATTTACACCATGCAAAAGATGATAGGGAAGTTCCATATCAAGCAGTAGAACAAACAGCAAAAATACTTAAGAACTCTTCTTTGAAATTAGTAGAAAAAGGAGGTCATAATAATAAGACTTCCTTTTTTGATTTTAATGAGTTTTTATCTTCAAAACTTTAA
- a CDS encoding methyl-accepting chemotaxis protein has product MNVSSIKSKLLILLFISISCAFLIIGYKDASSKYEVESSLVKKDESALAQQTAKFINDYLQSKLTVVESVATMIENENLSIDNKVLVNQLMLGKRAGDFASMYLGIEESGDLVKFNGVLKSIATMNYDARIRPWYKKAVKIKSSGVTEPFVDNTTKRLVITVFAPYKKDGKFIGVIGANIFLDTVVNQILNLKLGEDGFAYLLSNDGKVIIHKNKELLKKDSLLFKSIKTDEDNKFAEASENGVEKLVAYSKVPIPSWYLVVEIDKEGVYKEINKHIYTQVAIYLVLLIIILLLLYFLLKRLLNPINTLESGLNDFFEYLKGKKNTVEPLNINTNDEFGNMARKIDEEIEFVKEGIDKDRLLIENVKEVVTKVKNGNLDVQVEKTSSKESLNELKDILNEMIDAISKNVNNNINTILSALKNYSKLDFEKNIDNATGEVSKGLNGLCDIINEMLQENHQLGVTLENNAKQLLENVNTLNNSSTDTAASLEETSASIEEITSTIVENTQNISQMAVYSNNLLKSISSGQALAKLTVESMNEINDQTSAIAEAITVIDQIAFQTNILSLNAAVEAATAGEAGKGFAVVAAEVRNLASRSAEAAKEIKNLVENATIKADTGKKNADEMISGYAQLNENINKTTQLISHVEVASTEQKQGIEQINDVVSSLDSRTQENANVANHTYQIAMDTSTIAKNIIENVNKKKFRKS; this is encoded by the coding sequence ATGAATGTTTCAAGTATAAAATCAAAGCTTTTGATATTATTATTTATAAGTATTTCTTGTGCATTTCTTATAATTGGATATAAAGATGCTTCAAGTAAGTATGAAGTCGAGTCTTCTTTAGTAAAGAAAGATGAATCAGCATTAGCCCAACAAACAGCAAAATTTATTAATGATTATCTTCAATCAAAGCTTACTGTAGTAGAGTCTGTTGCTACTATGATTGAAAATGAAAATCTTTCTATAGATAATAAAGTCTTAGTAAATCAACTTATGCTTGGCAAAAGAGCAGGTGATTTTGCAAGTATGTATCTTGGAATAGAAGAGAGTGGAGATTTAGTTAAATTTAATGGTGTTTTAAAAAGTATCGCAACTATGAATTATGATGCTAGAATTAGACCATGGTATAAAAAAGCCGTAAAAATAAAAAGTTCAGGTGTTACAGAACCTTTTGTTGATAATACTACAAAAAGATTAGTTATTACAGTTTTTGCCCCATATAAAAAAGATGGAAAATTTATAGGTGTAATAGGTGCAAATATATTTTTAGATACTGTAGTAAATCAAATATTAAATTTAAAATTAGGTGAAGATGGATTTGCTTATCTTTTATCTAATGATGGAAAAGTGATAATTCATAAAAATAAAGAATTATTAAAAAAAGATAGCCTTTTATTCAAAAGTATTAAAACAGATGAAGATAATAAGTTCGCAGAGGCTAGTGAAAATGGAGTTGAAAAACTTGTAGCTTATAGCAAAGTTCCTATTCCTTCTTGGTATTTAGTTGTTGAAATAGATAAAGAAGGAGTATATAAAGAAATAAATAAGCATATTTATACACAAGTAGCTATTTATTTAGTATTATTAATTATAATCTTATTGCTTTTATATTTTTTATTAAAAAGATTATTGAATCCAATTAATACTCTAGAATCAGGGCTAAATGACTTTTTTGAATACTTAAAGGGTAAAAAAAATACTGTAGAGCCATTAAATATTAATACAAACGATGAATTTGGAAATATGGCAAGAAAGATTGACGAAGAAATAGAGTTTGTAAAAGAGGGTATAGATAAAGACAGATTATTAATTGAAAATGTAAAAGAAGTAGTTACTAAAGTTAAAAATGGAAATCTAGATGTTCAAGTAGAAAAAACTTCTTCAAAAGAATCATTAAATGAACTAAAAGACATTTTAAATGAAATGATAGATGCAATTAGTAAAAATGTAAATAATAATATCAATACAATTTTGTCTGCACTTAAAAACTACTCAAAACTTGATTTTGAAAAAAATATAGATAATGCTACTGGTGAAGTTTCTAAAGGGTTAAATGGATTATGTGATATTATCAATGAGATGTTACAAGAAAACCACCAGTTAGGTGTAACATTGGAAAATAATGCAAAACAACTTTTAGAAAATGTAAATACACTTAATAATTCATCAACAGACACGGCAGCTTCATTAGAAGAGACTTCAGCTTCAATTGAAGAGATAACTTCAACTATTGTTGAAAATACTCAAAATATTTCACAAATGGCAGTTTATTCAAATAACTTACTTAAATCAATTAGTTCAGGACAAGCTTTAGCAAAACTAACAGTTGAATCTATGAATGAAATAAATGATCAAACAAGTGCAATTGCAGAGGCAATTACAGTAATTGACCAAATAGCTTTCCAAACAAATATATTATCTTTAAATGCAGCAGTAGAAGCAGCAACGGCAGGTGAAGCTGGAAAAGGTTTTGCAGTTGTTGCAGCTGAAGTTAGAAACCTTGCATCTAGAAGTGCAGAAGCAGCAAAAGAGATAAAAAATCTAGTAGAAAATGCCACAATAAAAGCAGATACTGGTAAAAAGAATGCAGATGAGATGATTAGTGGATATGCACAGTTAAATGAAAATATAAATAAAACTACGCAATTAATATCTCATGTGGAAGTTGCATCAACAGAACAAAAACAAGGAATAGAACAAATCAATGATGTAGTATCAAGTCTTGATTCAAGAACTCAAGAAAATGCTAATGTTGCAAATCATACTTATCAAATAGCAATGGATACTTCTACTATTGCTAAAAATATTATTGAAAATGTAAATAAAAAGAAATTTAGGAAATCATAA
- a CDS encoding alpha/beta fold hydrolase: protein MSIINYKKIGKGDICIIVLHELMGSCKNYEAIFPYLDTTKFTYYFTDLRGYGLSKEFKGEYSCNEASNDVKNLITHLNLESVHIIAHSMSTMIAQKLALIDNRVKQLILITPISAAGIKMKPTAQAKLIESMKKNENLIEHVVESASKRYNQPWKEYRIKMGYESSTLEARTGYMTMYLTTDFIEEAKNIKVPIKIMVGHHDLPAFHKNNIRKQFEGYYNNFEIIECMEAGHYPMIECPVYFATKVEEFILKI, encoded by the coding sequence ATGTCTATAATAAATTATAAAAAAATAGGTAAGGGAGATATTTGTATAATTGTTTTACATGAACTTATGGGTTCGTGTAAAAACTACGAAGCAATATTTCCATATCTTGATACTACAAAATTCACATACTATTTTACAGACCTAAGAGGTTATGGTTTATCAAAAGAGTTCAAAGGTGAATATTCATGCAATGAAGCTTCTAATGATGTTAAAAACCTCATCACCCATTTAAACCTTGAGTCAGTACATATTATTGCACACTCAATGTCAACAATGATAGCTCAAAAACTTGCTTTGATAGACAATAGAGTTAAACAATTAATTTTAATCACTCCTATCTCTGCAGCTGGTATAAAAATGAAACCAACTGCACAAGCAAAATTAATTGAAAGTATGAAAAAAAATGAAAACTTAATCGAACATGTTGTTGAAAGTGCAAGTAAAAGATATAACCAACCATGGAAAGAGTATAGAATCAAAATGGGATATGAGTCTTCAACCTTAGAAGCTAGAACTGGATATATGACTATGTATCTTACAACTGATTTTATAGAAGAAGCAAAGAATATAAAGGTGCCTATAAAAATAATGGTAGGGCATCATGATTTACCTGCTTTTCATAAAAACAATATAAGAAAACAGTTTGAAGGTTATTATAATAATTTTGAAATAATAGAGTGTATGGAAGCAGGACACTATCCTATGATAGAGTGTCCTGTTTATTTTGCTACAAAAGTAGAAGAGTTTATTTTAAAAATATAA